One genomic window of Actinoalloteichus hoggarensis includes the following:
- the murA gene encoding UDP-N-acetylglucosamine 1-carboxyvinyltransferase produces MSEHFQVRGGARLVGRVDVVGAKNSVLKLMAAALLAEGTTTITNCPEILDVPLMADVLRGLGCDVSIEGDTVSITTPAEPSHRADFASMSKLRASVCVLGPLVGRCRRAVVALPGGDAIGSRPLDMHQNGLRQLGATSEIEHGCVVAEAEGLHGAQIWLDFPSVGATENILMAAVLADGTTVIDNAAREPDIVDLCLMLQQMGAKIEGAGTSTLTVHGVSALQPTEHRVIGDRIVGATWAIAAVATGGDVDVHGVNPQHLELVLDKLRTAGAEVTTRTDGFRVVMAGRPQSVDFVTLPYPGFPTDLQPMAIVLSAVSEGTSMITENVFEARFRFVEEMVRLGADARTDGHHAVVRGVERLSSAPVWASDIRAGAGLVLAGLCADGVTEVWDVFHIDRGYPRFVENLVALGASVERVSAPPER; encoded by the coding sequence GTGAGCGAGCACTTCCAGGTCCGGGGCGGTGCCCGGCTAGTCGGCAGGGTCGACGTCGTCGGGGCCAAGAACAGCGTGTTGAAGTTGATGGCGGCGGCGCTGTTGGCCGAGGGCACCACGACCATCACCAACTGTCCCGAGATCCTGGACGTCCCGCTGATGGCGGACGTGCTTCGGGGCCTGGGCTGCGACGTGTCCATCGAGGGCGACACGGTGTCCATCACCACCCCCGCCGAGCCGAGCCATCGGGCGGACTTCGCCTCGATGAGCAAGCTGCGGGCGTCGGTGTGCGTCCTGGGACCGCTGGTGGGCCGTTGTCGGCGGGCCGTGGTGGCGCTGCCGGGTGGTGACGCGATCGGATCGCGGCCGCTCGACATGCATCAGAACGGGCTGCGGCAGCTCGGCGCCACCAGCGAGATCGAGCACGGCTGCGTGGTCGCCGAGGCCGAGGGCCTCCACGGCGCGCAGATCTGGCTGGACTTCCCCAGCGTCGGCGCCACCGAGAACATCCTGATGGCCGCGGTGCTGGCCGACGGGACGACGGTGATCGACAACGCCGCCAGGGAACCCGACATCGTCGACCTCTGCCTCATGCTCCAGCAGATGGGGGCCAAGATCGAGGGCGCGGGCACCTCGACGCTGACGGTGCACGGCGTCAGCGCGTTGCAGCCCACCGAGCACCGGGTCATCGGCGACCGCATCGTGGGCGCCACCTGGGCCATCGCGGCCGTCGCCACCGGCGGCGACGTCGACGTGCACGGGGTGAACCCGCAGCACCTCGAACTGGTGCTGGACAAGCTGCGCACCGCGGGTGCCGAGGTGACGACCAGGACCGACGGCTTCCGCGTGGTCATGGCGGGCCGACCGCAGTCGGTGGACTTCGTGACCCTGCCCTACCCCGGCTTCCCGACCGATCTCCAGCCGATGGCCATCGTGCTGTCGGCGGTGTCCGAGGGCACGTCGATGATCACGGAGAACGTCTTCGAGGCCCGCTTCCGCTTCGTCGAGGAGATGGTGCGGCTCGGCGCCGACGCGCGGACCGACGGTCACCACGCGGTCGTGCGGGGCGTGGAGCGGCTCTCCAGCGCCCCGGTATGGGCCTCGGACATCCGCGCGGGCGCGGGCCTGGTGCTGGCCGGGTTGTGCGCCGACGGCGTCACCGAGGTCTGGGACGTCTTCCACATCGACCGCGGCTACCCGAGGTTCGTCGAGAATCTCGTCGCGCTCGGCGCCTCGGTGGAACGGGTGTCGGCTCCGCCTGAGCGCTGA
- the ehuB gene encoding ectoine/hydroxyectoine ABC transporter substrate-binding protein EhuB produces MQAANVTRRNFIRGATGGLLAVGLGVGVAGCSTIDLSTAGDGGDLLDQLRDRGNVRMGFANETPFAFIDSEGDLTGQAAEVGKEIFRRLGVDSFVPKLADFSSLIPGLNAGLFDVISAGMYITPARCEQILFTNPDYNAPYAFLVPEGNPLGLTTLDDVVADPDVVLGVIVGGVEESVATGVGVPSDQIVVFPDQVSGLDGVAAGRADAFLLSTLSLRSALASRTDSGLELSEPPFIPTVDGVDQNGAGGFGFRLGEANIVEAFNSELATLKSEGLLLPIVEPFGFTEDEMTDLTAEELCQAPQA; encoded by the coding sequence GTGCAAGCTGCGAACGTCACCCGACGAAACTTCATCCGGGGCGCCACCGGGGGCCTTCTGGCGGTCGGGCTCGGCGTCGGCGTCGCCGGGTGCAGCACGATCGATCTCTCCACGGCGGGCGACGGCGGTGATCTGCTGGATCAGTTGCGCGACCGCGGCAACGTCCGGATGGGATTCGCCAACGAGACCCCCTTCGCCTTCATCGATTCCGAGGGCGATTTGACGGGGCAGGCCGCCGAAGTGGGCAAGGAGATCTTCCGACGGCTCGGTGTCGACAGCTTCGTGCCGAAGCTCGCCGACTTCAGTTCCCTGATTCCCGGCCTCAACGCCGGGCTGTTCGACGTGATCTCCGCGGGCATGTACATCACCCCCGCCCGCTGTGAACAGATCCTCTTCACGAACCCCGACTACAACGCGCCGTATGCCTTCCTCGTCCCGGAGGGCAACCCGCTCGGCCTCACCACCCTGGACGACGTCGTGGCCGACCCCGACGTCGTGCTCGGCGTGATCGTCGGCGGAGTGGAGGAGTCGGTCGCCACCGGAGTCGGCGTGCCCTCCGATCAGATCGTGGTCTTCCCCGATCAGGTCTCCGGGCTCGACGGCGTCGCCGCCGGGCGGGCCGACGCCTTCCTGCTCTCCACGCTCTCGCTGCGGTCCGCGCTCGCGAGCAGGACCGACTCCGGCCTCGAACTCTCCGAGCCGCCCTTCATCCCGACGGTCGACGGCGTCGACCAGAACGGCGCGGGCGGATTCGGCTTCCGACTGGGAGAGGCGAACATCGTCGAGGCCTTCAACAGCGAGCTGGCGACCCTCAAGAGCGAGGGCCTGCTCCTGCCGATCGTGGAGCCCTTCGGCTTCACCGAGGACGAGATGACGGACCTGACCGCCGAAGAACTGTGCCAGGCGCCGCAGGCCTGA
- the ehuC gene encoding ectoine/hydroxyectoine ABC transporter permease subunit EhuC, with protein sequence MSPGLWQYMIEGLVVTLQLTVFGALLGLVFAFAAGLARLSRKKFLRALGFLYTETFRGMSALIVLFWLIFVMPRFGYQLAPLFAGVLALALNIGAYGAEVVRGAVRAIPQSQLEAATALNFTPWQRMRKVVLPQAIVAMIPAFSNNLIELLKASALVSIVYLSDLTFGAQLVRASTQNTAGVFGGLLVAYGVIALIFTVLMRFLERRAAASLGRTVPPGMIARIFRRTEATA encoded by the coding sequence TTGTCTCCGGGACTCTGGCAATACATGATCGAGGGGCTGGTGGTCACCCTCCAGCTCACGGTCTTCGGTGCCCTGCTCGGCCTCGTCTTCGCGTTCGCCGCCGGGCTCGCCAGGTTGAGCAGGAAGAAGTTCCTGCGCGCGCTGGGCTTTCTCTACACCGAGACCTTCCGCGGGATGTCCGCCCTGATCGTGCTGTTCTGGCTGATCTTCGTGATGCCGAGGTTCGGCTACCAGCTGGCACCCTTGTTCGCGGGCGTGCTCGCGCTGGCGCTGAACATCGGGGCCTACGGCGCCGAGGTGGTGCGCGGCGCGGTCCGCGCCATCCCGCAGAGCCAGCTTGAGGCCGCCACGGCCCTCAACTTCACCCCCTGGCAGCGGATGCGCAAGGTCGTGCTGCCGCAGGCGATCGTCGCGATGATCCCCGCCTTCAGCAACAACCTGATCGAGCTGCTCAAGGCCAGCGCGCTGGTGTCGATCGTCTATCTCTCCGACCTGACCTTCGGCGCCCAGCTGGTCAGGGCCTCCACGCAGAACACCGCGGGCGTGTTCGGCGGCCTGCTGGTCGCCTACGGAGTCATCGCCTTGATCTTCACCGTGTTGATGCGATTCCTGGAACGACGGGCCGCCGCATCCCTCGGCCGGACGGTTCCGCCCGGCATGATCGCCCGCATCTTCCGCAGGACGGAGGCCACGGCATGA
- the ehuD gene encoding ectoine/hydroxyectoine ABC transporter permease subunit EhuD, translated as MSGWNWDVFWDSVPDLLDGLVVALQATVLGYLIALVLGLGFALLRRSSKLWISVPASIVIEFIRSTPLLVQLFFLFYVLPEVGISFSTLVTAAIGLGVHYATYVSEVYRSGIDGVPVGQWEAARALNLPARRTWTSVILPQALPRAMPALANYVIAMFKDTPTLVAITVVEMLTVARAIGSETFLYAEPITMAGILYLVTALVMSWLARILERRFGQVRAA; from the coding sequence ATGAGCGGATGGAACTGGGACGTGTTCTGGGATTCGGTCCCGGACCTGCTCGACGGGCTCGTCGTCGCGTTGCAGGCGACGGTGCTCGGCTACCTGATCGCGCTCGTCCTCGGCCTCGGCTTCGCGCTGCTGCGCCGCAGCTCCAAGCTGTGGATCAGCGTTCCCGCGTCGATCGTCATCGAGTTCATTCGATCGACCCCGTTGCTGGTGCAGCTCTTCTTCCTGTTCTACGTGCTGCCCGAGGTGGGCATCAGCTTCTCGACCCTGGTCACCGCCGCGATCGGCCTCGGCGTCCACTACGCGACGTACGTGTCGGAGGTCTACCGCTCCGGCATCGACGGCGTGCCCGTCGGACAGTGGGAGGCCGCGCGGGCGCTGAACCTGCCCGCCCGCCGGACCTGGACCAGCGTGATCCTGCCGCAGGCGCTGCCGAGGGCGATGCCCGCGCTGGCCAACTACGTGATCGCCATGTTCAAGGACACGCCGACGCTCGTCGCCATCACCGTGGTCGAGATGCTGACCGTGGCCCGCGCGATCGGCTCCGAGACGTTCCTCTACGCCGAGCCGATCACCATGGCCGGGATCCTCTACCTGGTGACCGCGCTCGTCATGTCCTGGCTCGCCAGGATCCTGGAACGCCGCTTCGGTCAGGTCCGAGCCGCGTGA
- the ehuA gene encoding ectoine/hydroxyectoine ABC transporter ATP-binding protein EhuA, whose product MTEASSAAAETGTKQDDFIRFDDISKRFGKNVVLDDLSFSVGTGERVTLIGPSGSGKTTILRMLMTLIKPDSGTIRVGDDYLFHEKRNGSLAPASEAHIRKVRGRITMVFQQYNLFPNMRVLRNVTEAPIHVLGKSKDEAEERAKELLDMVGLGDRVSAYPSQLSGGQQQRVAIARALAMDPDILLLDEVTSALDPELAAEVLDVLRDVAKSSDITMLCVTHAMKFARDVSNRVLMFDAGRIIEAAPPAEIFDEPKQERTQRFLQSVLAES is encoded by the coding sequence ATGACCGAGGCGAGCAGTGCCGCGGCCGAGACGGGCACGAAGCAGGACGACTTCATCCGCTTCGACGACATCAGCAAGCGCTTCGGCAAGAACGTGGTGCTCGACGACCTCTCGTTCTCCGTGGGGACGGGCGAGCGGGTCACGTTGATCGGACCGAGCGGATCGGGCAAGACGACGATCCTGCGGATGCTGATGACGCTGATCAAGCCCGACAGCGGCACCATCAGGGTGGGCGACGACTATCTCTTCCACGAGAAGCGGAACGGTTCGCTGGCGCCCGCGAGCGAGGCTCACATCCGCAAGGTGCGCGGCCGGATCACCATGGTGTTCCAGCAGTACAACCTGTTTCCCAACATGCGGGTGCTGCGCAATGTCACCGAGGCCCCGATCCACGTCCTCGGCAAGTCCAAGGACGAGGCCGAGGAACGCGCCAAGGAGCTGCTCGACATGGTCGGGCTGGGAGACAGGGTGTCCGCGTATCCCTCGCAGCTCTCCGGCGGGCAGCAGCAGCGTGTCGCCATCGCCCGCGCACTGGCGATGGACCCCGACATCCTGCTGCTGGACGAGGTCACCTCGGCGCTCGACCCGGAGCTGGCCGCCGAGGTGCTGGACGTGCTGCGTGACGTCGCGAAGTCCAGCGACATCACCATGCTGTGCGTGACGCACGCGATGAAGTTCGCCAGGGACGTCTCGAACCGCGTGCTGATGTTCGATGCGGGCCGGATCATCGAGGCCGCGCCGCCCGCCGAGATCTTCGACGAGCCCAAGCAGGAGCGCACCCAGCGTTTCCTCCAGTCGGTGCTCGCCGAGAGCTGA
- a CDS encoding NUDIX domain-containing protein gives METVSSRQVYANPWLTVREDEIRRQDGSAGIYGVVDKPDYALIIPMDGDRLHLVEQFRYPLGLRRWEFPQGTAPDRVAVEQAALAERELREETGLRAGSMVEIGLLDVAPGCCSQRGRVYLATELTEGEADREHEEQDMRTGWFTRIEFERMIGEQVITDAQSIAAYSLLLLHERRTA, from the coding sequence ATGGAGACAGTGAGTTCTCGCCAGGTGTACGCCAATCCGTGGCTGACGGTCCGAGAGGACGAGATTCGGCGGCAGGACGGCTCGGCGGGGATCTACGGGGTCGTGGACAAGCCGGACTACGCGCTGATCATCCCGATGGACGGGGACCGCCTGCACCTCGTCGAGCAGTTCCGCTATCCGCTGGGCCTGCGGCGCTGGGAGTTCCCGCAGGGCACCGCGCCGGACCGGGTCGCCGTGGAGCAGGCGGCCCTGGCCGAACGGGAGCTGCGGGAGGAGACGGGGCTGCGCGCGGGCAGCATGGTGGAGATCGGTCTGCTCGACGTGGCGCCCGGCTGCTGTAGTCAGCGCGGTCGGGTGTATCTGGCGACCGAGCTCACCGAGGGTGAGGCGGACCGAGAGCACGAGGAACAGGACATGCGGACCGGCTGGTTCACCAGGATCGAGTTCGAACGCATGATCGGCGAACAGGTGATCACCGACGCGCAGTCCATCGCGGCCTACTCGCTGCTGCTGCTCCACGAACGCCGCACGGCCTGA
- a CDS encoding S8 family peptidase, with translation MTVGLVIGTASAHGAAVDEGTVAQRAGAESASPRASDEGVGATAPGDIRASASPTAIEDSYLVVLPETVAPESVDTAVESLIGVYGGTLRHTFEHAVRGFSVELDSEAARLLAADPAVAYVEQNQRVSIHDTQQDPTWGLDRIDQRELPLDDSYTYGNTAAGVAAYVIDTGVQPTHVEFGGRAVAAFDSVGDGQDGVDCNGHGTHVAGTIGGTEFGVAKEVAVHGVRVLDCGGSGTIEGVLQGIEWVTANAEGPSVANMSLGGGVSDVLDEAVEESIASGITYVVAAGNDAQDACGTSPARTPAALTVAASDEADVRASFSNLGECVDLFAPGLNITSAWIGSDDAIDVISGTSMASPHVAGAVALFLESAPEATPAEVAEATLAHATVDVITEAGEGTPNLLLYTGD, from the coding sequence GTGACGGTCGGGCTGGTGATCGGCACGGCGAGCGCGCACGGCGCCGCTGTGGACGAGGGAACGGTGGCGCAGCGGGCAGGCGCCGAGTCGGCGAGTCCCCGAGCATCGGACGAGGGAGTCGGAGCGACCGCGCCCGGCGACATCCGCGCGTCGGCCTCCCCGACGGCGATCGAGGACAGCTACCTGGTGGTGCTGCCCGAGACGGTGGCGCCGGAGTCGGTGGACACCGCCGTGGAATCGCTGATCGGGGTCTACGGCGGGACGCTGCGCCACACCTTCGAGCATGCCGTCCGCGGCTTCTCCGTCGAACTCGACTCGGAGGCGGCCCGACTGCTCGCGGCCGACCCCGCGGTCGCCTACGTCGAGCAGAACCAGCGCGTCTCCATCCACGACACCCAGCAGGACCCCACGTGGGGACTCGATCGGATCGACCAGCGCGAGCTGCCGCTCGACGACTCCTACACCTATGGCAACACGGCGGCCGGGGTCGCCGCGTACGTGATCGACACCGGCGTCCAGCCGACGCACGTCGAGTTCGGCGGCCGGGCGGTCGCGGCCTTCGACTCGGTGGGCGACGGTCAGGACGGCGTCGACTGCAACGGCCACGGCACCCACGTGGCGGGCACGATCGGCGGCACGGAGTTCGGCGTCGCCAAGGAGGTCGCCGTGCACGGCGTCCGGGTCCTCGACTGCGGCGGCTCGGGCACCATCGAGGGAGTCCTCCAGGGCATCGAGTGGGTCACGGCGAACGCCGAGGGGCCCTCGGTGGCGAACATGAGTCTCGGCGGCGGCGTCTCCGACGTGCTGGACGAGGCCGTCGAGGAGTCGATCGCCAGTGGCATCACCTATGTGGTGGCGGCGGGCAACGACGCTCAGGACGCCTGCGGCACCTCGCCCGCGAGGACGCCCGCCGCACTGACCGTGGCGGCGTCCGACGAGGCCGACGTCCGGGCGAGCTTCTCCAACCTCGGCGAGTGCGTCGACCTGTTCGCCCCCGGGCTGAACATCACCTCGGCCTGGATCGGCTCCGATGACGCGATCGATGTGATCAGCGGGACGTCGATGGCCTCGCCGCACGTCGCGGGCGCGGTGGCCCTCTTCCTGGAGTCCGCCCCGGAGGCGACGCCCGCGGAGGTCGCCGAGGCGACCCTGGCTCACGCCACCGTCGACGTCATCACGGAGGCGGGCGAGGGCACGCCGAATCTGCTGCTCTACACCGGCGACTGA
- the nucS gene encoding endonuclease NucS, producing MRLVIARCQVDYVGRLTAHLPMANRLLLIKADGSVSVHSDDRAYKPLNWMSPPCWLIEDPDIWTVQNKAGERVVITIDEVLHDSSHELGVEPGLVKDGVEAHLQELLAEHVATLGEGWTLVRREFPTAIGPVDLMCRDAGGASVAVEIKRRGEIDGVEQLTRYLELLNRDPLLAPVRGIFAAQQIRPQARTLAEDRGIRCVVLDYDALRGIEPDEFRLF from the coding sequence GTGCGTCTCGTCATCGCTCGCTGTCAGGTCGACTACGTCGGCAGGCTCACCGCCCATCTTCCGATGGCCAATCGGCTGTTGTTGATCAAGGCCGACGGGTCGGTGTCGGTGCACTCCGACGACCGGGCCTACAAACCGCTCAACTGGATGAGCCCGCCCTGCTGGCTGATCGAGGACCCCGACATCTGGACCGTGCAGAACAAGGCGGGTGAGCGTGTCGTGATCACCATCGACGAGGTGCTGCATGACAGCAGCCATGAACTGGGTGTCGAGCCGGGCCTGGTCAAGGACGGCGTGGAGGCTCACCTCCAAGAGCTGCTCGCGGAGCACGTCGCCACCCTGGGCGAAGGCTGGACGCTGGTCCGTCGTGAGTTCCCGACGGCGATCGGCCCCGTCGACCTGATGTGCCGCGACGCGGGCGGGGCCTCGGTGGCCGTCGAGATCAAGCGGCGCGGCGAGATCGACGGTGTCGAGCAGCTCACCCGGTATCTCGAACTGCTCAATCGGGACCCCCTGCTCGCCCCCGTGCGGGGCATCTTCGCCGCGCAGCAGATTAGGCCGCAGGCCAGGACGTTGGCCGAGGACCGGGGCATCCGTTGTGTGGTCCTGGACTACGACGCCCTCCGCGGCATCGAGCCGGACGAGTTCCGCCTCTTCTGA
- a CDS encoding sodium:solute symporter family protein, whose product MAILAQETLRLNAGPIDYALIVVYFVLVLLIGYLARRSVSTSLDFFLSGRSLPAWVTGLAFISANLGAIEIIGMSANGAQYGMPTMHYYWIGAIPAMVFLGIVMMPFYYGSKVRSVPEYLRRRFGRGAHLVNALSFAAAQVLIAGVNLFALALVINVLLGWPIWVSVVVAAAVVLSYTTLGGLSAAVYNEVLQFFVIVAALLPLTIVGLIQVGGWQGLTDRVAEQAGQQQLAAWPGNELTGFGSSFLSTLGIVFGLGFVLSFGYWTTNFVEVQRAMSASSMSAARRTPLIGAYPKMFIPFVVVIPGMVAGVLSPELAALKAGGESDLDYNDTLSVLMRDLLPNGILGVAITGLLAAFMAGMAANISAFNTVFTYDLWQTYVRRDRPDGYYLKIGRRATVIGTIIAIGTAFIAAGYNNIMDYIQQLFSFFNAPLFATFILAMFWKRMTPAAGWIGLVSGTAAAVMVSVLAETGVWDLPGQGASFLGAGAAFVVDIVVSVAVTMVTRPKPESELAGLVWSLTPKADRTHSTTGRDAGWYRSPALLGGGALVAVVILNVIFG is encoded by the coding sequence GTGGCGATCCTTGCGCAAGAGACGCTGCGCCTGAATGCGGGTCCGATCGACTACGCCTTGATCGTCGTCTATTTCGTACTGGTCTTGTTGATCGGTTATCTCGCGCGTCGCTCGGTGTCGACCAGTCTGGACTTCTTCCTCTCCGGTCGATCGCTACCCGCGTGGGTGACAGGGCTCGCGTTCATCTCGGCGAACCTCGGGGCGATCGAGATCATCGGAATGTCGGCCAACGGCGCCCAGTACGGCATGCCGACGATGCACTACTACTGGATCGGCGCCATTCCGGCGATGGTGTTCCTGGGCATCGTCATGATGCCCTTCTACTACGGGTCCAAGGTGCGCAGTGTTCCCGAGTATCTGCGTCGCAGATTCGGCCGAGGCGCTCATCTGGTCAACGCGCTGAGCTTCGCCGCCGCGCAGGTCCTGATCGCGGGCGTGAATCTCTTCGCCCTGGCACTCGTGATCAACGTACTGCTCGGCTGGCCCATCTGGGTGTCGGTCGTCGTCGCGGCGGCCGTGGTGCTCAGCTACACCACCCTCGGGGGGCTCTCGGCGGCCGTCTACAACGAGGTCTTGCAGTTCTTCGTGATCGTCGCGGCCCTGTTGCCGCTGACCATCGTCGGTCTCATTCAGGTCGGCGGCTGGCAGGGCCTCACCGATCGCGTCGCCGAGCAGGCCGGGCAGCAGCAGCTCGCCGCGTGGCCGGGCAACGAGCTGACGGGCTTCGGCAGCTCCTTTCTGAGCACCCTGGGAATCGTGTTCGGCCTGGGTTTCGTGCTCTCCTTCGGTTACTGGACGACCAACTTCGTCGAAGTGCAGCGGGCCATGTCGGCGTCCAGCATGTCGGCGGCTCGACGCACGCCGCTGATCGGCGCGTATCCGAAGATGTTCATTCCCTTCGTGGTCGTGATCCCCGGCATGGTGGCCGGCGTGCTGTCGCCGGAGCTCGCCGCGTTGAAGGCGGGCGGCGAGAGCGATCTGGACTATAACGACACACTGTCGGTCCTCATGCGCGACCTGTTGCCCAACGGCATCCTCGGGGTGGCGATCACCGGGCTTCTCGCCGCATTCATGGCGGGCATGGCGGCCAACATCAGCGCCTTCAACACGGTCTTCACCTATGATCTCTGGCAGACGTATGTTCGCCGTGATCGACCGGACGGCTATTATCTCAAGATCGGTCGCCGCGCCACCGTGATCGGCACGATCATCGCGATCGGAACCGCCTTCATCGCGGCCGGCTACAACAACATCATGGATTACATCCAGCAGCTCTTCTCCTTCTTCAACGCACCATTGTTCGCGACCTTCATCCTGGCCATGTTCTGGAAGCGGATGACCCCGGCGGCGGGCTGGATCGGGCTCGTCTCGGGCACCGCGGCGGCCGTCATGGTCTCCGTCCTGGCGGAGACGGGGGTGTGGGACCTGCCGGGGCAGGGCGCGAGCTTCCTCGGTGCGGGCGCCGCGTTCGTCGTCGACATCGTCGTCAGCGTCGCCGTCACGATGGTCACCAGGCCCAAGCCGGAATCGGAGCTGGCGGGCCTGGTCTGGAGTCTGACGCCCAAGGCCGATCGCACGCACTCCACGACGGGGCGGGACGCGGGCTGGTATCGCTCTCCGGCGTTGCTGGGCGGGGGAGCGCTCGTGGCGGTCGTGATCCTGAACGTCATCTTCGGCTGA
- a CDS encoding aldehyde dehydrogenase family protein produces MRQSHTDRPADSAAAPAGDDTDEFVSYDPRTGEVVGRHRLASRAEVFAVVADAQPAARWWHELGFAGRRARLDRWRVALFGRIEQLAALICAETGKPLDDARLELLMVLEHLRWAAENAEGVLRRRRVATGRLMTNHASTVEYQPVGVVGVIGSASRPAFAPMGAVVDSLAAGNAVVLKPSELTPGVAIALAEAFGELVPEHPVLTVITGDGRTGADLCSAGVDKISFTGKADAARQVLIDCARTMTPVVVECGGKDAMLVDSDADLVAAAESAVWGAMSNAGQSSTSLERVYVLDDVADRFIDLVEQRARRLRPGGQPGADLGPVQQAGQVEVIRGQLAEAIDQGARCLVGGLESLRPPYVEPVVLLDVPEDSSVLTEPTRGPMLVINRVPDLDTAVRLVNASRFGLGASVFSTSRGEEIAARLRAGAIAVNSAGTIGIVPALPLGGVGASGHGRVRGADGLREFARVKSVTRRRGRPLINALTFGRRSGTVRRLLRLVRMRYGR; encoded by the coding sequence ATGCGACAGAGCCACACCGATCGGCCCGCCGACTCGGCGGCCGCCCCGGCGGGGGACGATACGGACGAGTTCGTCTCCTACGACCCGCGTACCGGCGAGGTCGTCGGCAGGCATCGGCTCGCCTCACGCGCCGAGGTGTTCGCCGTCGTGGCCGACGCGCAGCCGGCCGCCCGCTGGTGGCATGAGCTGGGCTTCGCGGGTCGACGGGCCCGGCTGGACCGCTGGCGGGTCGCCTTGTTCGGCCGGATCGAACAACTGGCCGCCCTCATCTGTGCCGAGACCGGGAAACCGTTGGACGACGCGCGGCTGGAACTGCTCATGGTGCTCGAACACCTGCGGTGGGCGGCGGAGAACGCCGAGGGTGTCCTACGGCGCAGGCGGGTGGCCACCGGACGGCTGATGACCAACCACGCCTCGACCGTCGAGTATCAGCCGGTCGGGGTGGTGGGCGTCATCGGATCGGCCAGCAGGCCCGCGTTCGCCCCGATGGGGGCGGTGGTGGACTCGCTGGCCGCGGGCAACGCCGTCGTGCTCAAACCCAGCGAACTCACGCCCGGCGTGGCGATCGCGCTCGCCGAGGCGTTCGGCGAACTCGTGCCGGAACACCCGGTGCTCACCGTGATCACGGGAGACGGCAGGACCGGAGCCGACCTGTGTTCGGCGGGCGTCGACAAGATCTCCTTCACCGGCAAGGCCGACGCCGCCCGTCAGGTGCTGATCGACTGTGCGCGGACGATGACGCCGGTCGTGGTCGAGTGCGGTGGCAAGGACGCGATGCTGGTCGACTCCGACGCCGACCTCGTCGCCGCGGCCGAGTCCGCCGTCTGGGGCGCGATGTCCAACGCGGGTCAGAGCAGCACCAGCCTGGAGCGGGTGTACGTCCTCGACGACGTCGCGGACCGGTTCATCGATCTGGTCGAGCAGCGGGCACGACGGCTCCGGCCGGGCGGCCAGCCCGGCGCCGACTTGGGCCCCGTGCAGCAGGCAGGGCAGGTGGAGGTGATCCGCGGACAGCTCGCCGAGGCGATCGATCAGGGGGCGCGCTGCCTCGTGGGCGGGCTGGAGTCGCTGCGGCCGCCCTATGTCGAACCGGTGGTGCTGCTGGACGTGCCGGAGGACTCCAGCGTCCTCACCGAACCCACCCGAGGGCCGATGCTGGTGATCAACCGGGTGCCCGACCTGGACACGGCGGTCCGGCTGGTCAATGCCTCCCGATTCGGCCTCGGCGCCTCGGTGTTCTCCACGAGCCGCGGTGAGGAGATCGCCGCGCGCCTGCGTGCGGGCGCGATCGCGGTGAACAGCGCCGGGACGATCGGCATCGTGCCCGCCCTGCCGCTCGGCGGCGTCGGGGCGTCCGGTCACGGCCGGGTGCGGGGTGCGGACGGGCTACGGGAGTTCGCCAGGGTCAAGTCGGTGACCAGACGCCGAGGCAGGCCGCTGATCAACGCCCTGACCTTCGGCAGGAGGTCGGGCACCGTCCGTCGGCTGTTGCGCCTGGTCCGAATGCGTTACGGTCGCTGA